The proteins below come from a single Candidatus Methylomirabilota bacterium genomic window:
- a CDS encoding ATP-dependent DNA helicase RecQ: MMKRPGASTSPTSSASELDAALARLGYAAFRPGQREAVETLLAQGRLLLVAPTGGGKSLSYQLPATLLPGTTLVISPLVALMADQVQALEARGVAATYLAATLDAAAMRRRMARLAARAFSLVYVAPERLAFPGFRAMLRDLDVPLVAVDEAHCISEWGHDFRPEYLGIGSVIADFPRARVLACTATATPIVRDEILARLGLPPDTPQMVRGFARPNLALRAVEVDGRRERERLVDGALAEALGGPGKGRGTAIVYAPTRKKSEDEAERLASHGWRGVAYHAGLEGRAREIVQREFVEGRVEVVVATNAFGMGIDRPDVRAVIHLGPPGSIEAYYQEVGRAGRDGAPALGLLLVGAGDLALRRALLERGAEGATADPAMVEHKWGMFLELIRWVEGGSCRHDAILRYFGDEAETLAGCGRCDVCQGLLQADQEAGDQERVTLIVRKALSGVARVHERFGLQTAVKLIHGEPDERIERAGLTRVPTFGNLKEHPAPWLLALLRRCVSAGWVSFSGRERPVVVLTEEGRAVMKGQRPARLLLPPLTRRTPAPAATRSAEPGQPRPAAAAAELDAAAQALFETLRRHRLTVARAEGVAPFIVASDRTLREIAMLRPRTLDELQLAHGVGRHKAERYGAGLLQVVASAAEPASRR; encoded by the coding sequence ATGATGAAGCGCCCGGGTGCCTCCACGTCTCCGACGTCCTCGGCCTCAGAGCTTGACGCCGCGCTCGCGCGGCTCGGCTATGCCGCCTTCCGGCCGGGCCAGCGCGAGGCGGTGGAGACGCTGCTCGCCCAGGGCCGGCTCCTGCTGGTGGCGCCGACCGGCGGCGGCAAGAGCCTGAGCTACCAGCTACCGGCCACGCTGCTGCCCGGCACCACGCTGGTCATCTCACCCCTGGTCGCGTTGATGGCCGACCAGGTCCAGGCCCTCGAGGCGCGCGGCGTGGCCGCGACCTACCTGGCGGCCACGCTCGACGCCGCCGCGATGCGTCGACGCATGGCCCGGCTCGCCGCGCGGGCGTTCTCGCTGGTCTACGTCGCGCCGGAGCGCCTGGCCTTCCCCGGCTTCCGGGCCATGCTGCGCGACCTGGACGTGCCGCTGGTGGCGGTGGACGAGGCGCACTGCATCAGCGAGTGGGGGCACGACTTCCGCCCGGAGTACCTCGGCATCGGGTCGGTGATCGCCGACTTCCCGCGCGCCCGCGTGCTGGCCTGCACCGCCACCGCGACGCCGATCGTGCGCGACGAGATCCTCGCCCGTCTCGGCCTGCCGCCCGACACGCCCCAGATGGTCCGCGGCTTCGCCCGGCCCAACCTCGCGCTCCGGGCCGTGGAGGTGGACGGTCGCCGCGAGCGCGAGCGGCTGGTGGACGGCGCGCTCGCCGAGGCGCTGGGCGGCCCCGGCAAGGGCCGGGGCACCGCCATCGTGTACGCGCCGACGCGAAAGAAGTCGGAGGACGAGGCCGAGCGGCTGGCCTCGCACGGCTGGCGGGGCGTGGCCTATCACGCGGGGCTCGAGGGCCGCGCCCGGGAGATCGTGCAGCGCGAGTTCGTCGAGGGCCGCGTCGAAGTCGTGGTGGCCACCAATGCATTCGGCATGGGCATCGACCGGCCGGACGTGCGGGCGGTCATCCACCTGGGCCCGCCGGGCTCCATCGAGGCCTACTACCAGGAGGTCGGCCGCGCCGGCCGGGACGGAGCGCCGGCGCTCGGGTTGCTGCTGGTCGGCGCGGGAGATCTCGCGCTCCGCCGGGCGCTGCTGGAGCGGGGGGCGGAGGGCGCCACGGCCGACCCGGCGATGGTCGAGCACAAGTGGGGCATGTTCCTCGAGTTGATTCGCTGGGTCGAGGGTGGAAGCTGTCGCCACGATGCGATTCTTCGCTACTTCGGCGACGAGGCGGAGACCCTGGCCGGATGCGGCCGCTGCGACGTCTGTCAGGGGCTGCTGCAGGCCGACCAGGAGGCGGGCGACCAGGAGCGCGTCACCCTGATCGTGCGCAAGGCGCTGTCCGGCGTGGCGCGCGTGCACGAGCGCTTCGGGCTGCAGACCGCGGTCAAGCTGATCCACGGCGAGCCGGACGAGCGCATCGAGCGGGCCGGGCTCACCCGGGTGCCGACCTTCGGCAACCTCAAGGAGCACCCCGCGCCCTGGCTGCTCGCGCTCCTCCGGCGCTGCGTGTCCGCGGGCTGGGTCAGCTTCAGCGGTCGCGAGCGGCCGGTGGTCGTGCTGACCGAGGAGGGCCGCGCGGTGATGAAGGGCCAGCGCCCGGCGCGGCTCCTGCTGCCCCCGCTGACCCGGCGCACGCCCGCCCCGGCGGCCACCCGGTCCGCCGAGCCCGGCCAGCCTCGACCGGCGGCCGCGGCCGCCGAGCTGGACGCGGCCGCGCAGGCGCTGTTCGAGACGCTGCGCCGTCACCGCCTCACGGTGGCCCGCGCCGAGGGCGTTGCCCCGTTCATCGTGGCCAGCGACCGGACGCTGCGCGAGATCGCCATGCTGAGGCCGCGCACGCTCGACGAGCTGCAGCTGGCTCACGGTGTCGGGCGGCACAAGGCCGAGCGGTACGGCGCGGGCCTGCTGCAGGTCGTGGCATCGGCCGCCGAGCCGGCATCACGACGGTGA
- a CDS encoding cupin domain-containing protein, whose protein sequence is MKNAVVNLQGHKGQFFEVLQETERTQTAVMTIAPGRDSGPEETHAGDQVVYVIEGEAIVTIEGTPHHARPGACAVIPAGARHHVKNPGAAPLFCLTVYAPPAY, encoded by the coding sequence ATGAAGAACGCGGTGGTGAACCTCCAGGGCCACAAGGGCCAGTTCTTCGAGGTCCTGCAGGAGACGGAGCGCACCCAGACCGCGGTCATGACCATCGCACCCGGCCGGGACAGTGGTCCGGAGGAGACGCACGCGGGCGACCAGGTCGTCTACGTGATCGAGGGCGAGGCGATCGTGACCATCGAAGGCACGCCGCACCATGCCCGGCCCGGGGCGTGCGCGGTGATCCCCGCGGGAGCGCGCCATCACGTGAAGAACCCGGGCGCCGCGCCGCTCTTCTGTCTCACCGTCTACGCGCCGCCCGCGTACTAG
- a CDS encoding putative 2-aminoethylphosphonate ABC transporter substrate-binding protein, giving the protein MLTRSRGALALILALLVLSVASPAAAQKQTVVIYTAIENEQITEYKKAYEKALPNLDVKMLRLSTGDIAARFMAEKDNMQADLIWGVGATNMLQFKNAGLLEPYAPKGLERVQPLFRDKANPPAWVGLDIYMSAFCYNTETGKQHKLPKPESWADLTKPVYKGHVVMPNPASSGTGYLSVVSILQRMGEAEGWKYLDALDKNIAEYTKSGSKPCKDAAAGERAIGVSFEYVAHEMIKKGSPVAMVLPKEGSGYEIEANGLTRKGAKNPAAKQFLDWAITDESLKIASQFFAAVSVAGFPTPEGLPKDISKVVFPNDFDWSAKNRDRILAEWQKRYAK; this is encoded by the coding sequence ATGCTGACACGCTCGCGCGGCGCCCTGGCCCTGATCCTGGCGCTGCTGGTGCTCTCGGTCGCCAGCCCGGCGGCGGCCCAGAAGCAGACCGTGGTCATCTACACCGCGATCGAGAACGAGCAGATCACCGAGTACAAGAAGGCCTACGAGAAGGCGCTGCCGAACCTCGACGTGAAGATGCTGCGGCTGTCCACCGGCGACATCGCGGCCCGCTTCATGGCCGAGAAGGACAACATGCAGGCCGATCTCATCTGGGGCGTGGGCGCCACCAACATGCTCCAGTTCAAGAACGCGGGCCTGCTCGAGCCCTACGCCCCGAAGGGGCTCGAGCGCGTGCAGCCGCTCTTCCGGGACAAGGCCAATCCGCCGGCCTGGGTCGGCCTGGACATCTATATGTCCGCGTTCTGCTACAACACCGAGACCGGCAAGCAGCACAAGCTGCCGAAGCCCGAGTCCTGGGCCGACCTCACCAAGCCGGTCTACAAGGGCCACGTGGTGATGCCGAACCCCGCCTCCTCGGGCACCGGGTACCTCTCGGTGGTGTCCATCCTGCAGCGCATGGGAGAGGCAGAGGGCTGGAAGTACCTCGATGCGCTCGACAAGAACATCGCGGAATACACGAAGTCCGGCTCCAAGCCCTGCAAGGACGCGGCGGCGGGCGAGCGGGCCATCGGCGTCTCGTTCGAGTACGTGGCCCACGAGATGATCAAGAAGGGCTCGCCGGTGGCGATGGTGCTGCCCAAGGAGGGCTCCGGCTACGAGATCGAGGCCAACGGGCTCACCCGGAAGGGGGCGAAGAATCCGGCGGCGAAGCAGTTCCTCGACTGGGCCATCACCGACGAGTCGCTGAAGATCGCCTCGCAGTTCTTCGCGGCGGTGAGCGTCGCGGGCTTCCCCACGCCGGAGGGTCTGCCCAAGGACATCAGCAAGGTCGTGTTCCCGAACGACTTCGACTGGTCGGCGAAGAACCGCGACCGCATCCTCGCCGAGTGGCAGAAGCGCTACGCCAAGTAA
- a CDS encoding putative 2-aminoethylphosphonate ABC transporter ATP-binding protein, with product MSAETGRPAAVALEGIAKKFGQFVALSGVSLAVSAGEFVCFLGPSGCGKTTLLRIIAGLERQNAGSVTMGGRDVSSLPPSRRNYGIVFQSYALFPNLTVARNVAYGLETRKVARAEIDRRVDELLALVGLAAHRHKYPAQLSGGEQQRIALARALAPSPALLLLDEPLSALDARVRQSLRHEMRALQRRLGVTTIMVTHDQEEALAMADRIVVMNHGAVEQVGTPVEVYMRPRSPFVARFVGQMNFIEATAGERPGWARLGAVQMRHGAAEPLAAGTPLTLAIRPEEIVVGAATAGVENRLVTRIRAVQFLGPFTRLSLALPDGAPPLECDVAASAFAALGVAEGGELTLSLTPEALRVFSARV from the coding sequence GTGAGCGCGGAGACCGGCCGGCCGGCGGCGGTCGCCCTCGAGGGCATCGCCAAGAAGTTCGGCCAGTTCGTCGCCTTGAGCGGCGTGAGCCTGGCCGTGTCGGCCGGCGAGTTCGTCTGCTTCCTCGGGCCGAGCGGCTGCGGCAAGACGACGCTGCTGCGGATCATCGCCGGCCTGGAGCGCCAGAATGCCGGCTCGGTGACGATGGGCGGACGCGACGTCTCGTCGCTGCCGCCCAGCCGCCGCAACTACGGCATCGTCTTCCAGTCCTACGCGTTGTTTCCGAACCTCACGGTCGCACGCAACGTGGCCTACGGGCTCGAGACGCGCAAGGTCGCGCGGGCCGAGATCGATCGGCGGGTGGACGAGCTGCTGGCCCTGGTGGGGCTGGCCGCGCACCGGCACAAGTACCCGGCGCAGCTCTCGGGCGGCGAGCAGCAGCGGATCGCGCTGGCGCGCGCGCTGGCTCCGTCGCCCGCGCTGCTCCTGCTGGACGAGCCGCTCTCCGCCCTCGACGCGCGGGTGCGCCAGTCGCTCCGGCACGAGATGCGCGCGCTGCAGCGACGGCTCGGGGTGACCACGATCATGGTCACGCACGACCAGGAGGAGGCCCTGGCCATGGCCGACCGGATCGTGGTGATGAACCACGGCGCGGTGGAGCAGGTGGGCACCCCGGTCGAGGTCTACATGCGGCCGCGCTCGCCGTTCGTCGCGCGATTCGTGGGTCAGATGAACTTCATCGAGGCGACCGCGGGCGAGCGGCCGGGGTGGGCGCGGCTCGGCGCCGTGCAGATGCGGCACGGGGCGGCGGAGCCGCTCGCGGCCGGGACGCCGCTGACGCTGGCCATCCGGCCCGAGGAGATCGTAGTGGGCGCGGCGACCGCCGGCGTCGAGAATCGGCTGGTGACGCGCATCCGGGCGGTGCAGTTCCTCGGCCCGTTCACCCGCCTGAGCCTCGCGCTGCCCGACGGCGCCCCCCCGCTGGAATGCGACGTGGCGGCCAGCGCGTTCGCCGCCCTCGGGGTGGCGGAAGGCGGCGAGCTGACCCTGTCGCTCACGCCCGAGGCGCTCCGGGTGTTCTCGGCCCGCGTCTAG
- a CDS encoding adenylate/guanylate cyclase domain-containing protein, with product MPMPPAARNVVRALLIGIAVSVAVTGLSRVGVLAGWETRAVDAFLFLRDPVRAPGIVVVALDEDAFRSVGERQPISRRYLADLCDMLLRSGARVVGLDITLKVPAEGDEALVAVAQRWNRDGRRPLVFAAIATPVPAAAYRLDPLFSADLPGLVGFSNGLIGSDGIIRRMAPTLPTDGDRSLPALSLAVMASLAGYTEQTLAAALATEGGSLDLPVRDRHGAFGEAEPLDVGTLRESTWRIDFTGPPGTLTTFPSGPIVEAARRAVEPAADNPFRGRVVLVGATFAESRDAHATPVGAMSGVEIHANMVHTLLTRRAFLPPPWPVNLAVLIAACVLVALLSLWLRAGLVALVAILFVICVTVWSYEAYTRGGYWLDFLAPVLGMFLYLEGSRLFARRRLRRAFGQYVGPEVMDRVLHQDAALDGDVRVVSVLFSDLRGFTTVAERLSPERISETMNEYFTAMIDVILARHGIVQDFVGDAILAVFGAPLADPDHAGNAVTAAREMHAALERLNSAWVAAGRPALTMGIAINTGQVFAGNVGSPRKKKYAVIGDTVNTVTRMEGLNRDFATSILISRATFEAIRGRGAVRPRGTVPVRGRAQPVEVFELLPASAGAGGANG from the coding sequence ATGCCGATGCCGCCGGCCGCCCGGAATGTCGTGCGCGCCTTGCTGATCGGGATCGCGGTGAGCGTGGCGGTGACCGGCCTCTCCCGGGTGGGCGTGCTGGCGGGCTGGGAGACCCGCGCGGTCGACGCGTTCCTCTTCCTGCGCGATCCGGTGCGCGCGCCCGGCATCGTGGTGGTGGCCCTCGACGAGGACGCCTTCCGCAGCGTCGGGGAGCGCCAGCCCATCTCCCGCCGGTACCTGGCCGACCTGTGCGACATGCTGCTGCGGAGCGGCGCGCGCGTGGTGGGCCTCGATATCACGCTGAAGGTGCCCGCCGAGGGTGACGAGGCGCTGGTGGCGGTGGCCCAGCGCTGGAACCGGGACGGGCGCCGTCCGCTGGTGTTCGCCGCGATCGCGACGCCGGTCCCCGCGGCCGCCTATCGGCTGGATCCGCTCTTCTCGGCCGATCTGCCCGGGCTCGTCGGCTTCTCGAACGGGCTCATCGGCTCGGACGGCATCATCCGTCGCATGGCGCCGACGCTGCCGACCGACGGGGATCGGTCGCTGCCCGCGCTCTCCCTGGCCGTGATGGCCTCGCTGGCCGGCTACACCGAACAGACGCTGGCCGCCGCGCTCGCCACGGAGGGCGGCTCGCTCGACCTCCCGGTGCGTGACCGGCACGGAGCCTTCGGCGAGGCCGAGCCGCTCGACGTGGGCACGCTGCGCGAGTCCACCTGGCGCATCGATTTCACGGGACCACCCGGCACCCTGACCACGTTTCCCAGTGGGCCCATCGTGGAGGCGGCCCGGCGCGCGGTCGAGCCCGCGGCCGACAATCCGTTTCGCGGCCGCGTGGTGCTGGTCGGTGCGACCTTCGCGGAGAGCCGCGACGCCCACGCCACTCCGGTGGGCGCGATGTCGGGCGTGGAGATCCACGCCAACATGGTCCACACCCTGCTGACCCGCCGGGCCTTCCTGCCGCCGCCCTGGCCGGTGAACCTGGCCGTGCTCATCGCGGCGTGCGTGCTCGTCGCCCTGCTCTCGCTCTGGCTCCGCGCGGGACTGGTGGCGCTGGTCGCGATCCTGTTCGTCATCTGCGTCACCGTGTGGAGCTACGAGGCCTACACGCGCGGCGGATACTGGCTCGACTTCCTGGCCCCGGTGCTCGGAATGTTCCTCTACCTCGAGGGCTCGCGTCTCTTCGCTCGCCGCCGGCTGCGGCGCGCCTTCGGCCAGTACGTGGGTCCCGAGGTGATGGACCGCGTGCTCCATCAGGACGCGGCGCTCGACGGGGACGTGCGCGTGGTGTCGGTCCTGTTCTCGGACCTGCGCGGCTTCACGACGGTGGCCGAGCGGCTGTCGCCCGAGCGCATCTCCGAGACGATGAACGAATACTTCACGGCCATGATCGACGTGATCCTGGCGCGCCACGGCATCGTGCAGGACTTCGTGGGAGACGCCATTCTCGCCGTCTTCGGGGCTCCGCTGGCCGATCCCGACCATGCCGGGAACGCGGTCACCGCGGCCCGCGAGATGCACGCGGCGCTGGAGCGGCTGAATTCGGCCTGGGTGGCGGCCGGCCGACCGGCCCTGACGATGGGGATCGCCATCAACACCGGCCAGGTGTTCGCGGGCAACGTGGGCTCTCCACGAAAGAAGAAGTACGCGGTGATCGGGGATACAGTGAACACCGTGACCCGGATGGAGGGGCTGAACCGGGATTTCGCCACGTCCATCCTGATCAGCCGGGCGACGTTCGAGGCGATTCGCGGGCGCGGGGCGGTCAGGCCGCGCGGGACGGTGCCGGTGAGGGGACGGGCGCAACCGGTGGAAGTGTTCGAGCTGCTGCCGGCATCGGCCGGCGCTGGAGGAGCGAATGGCTAG
- a CDS encoding putative 2-aminoethylphosphonate ABC transporter permease subunit → MSDTRPESLSAAIPDRTIRHRVGGEDVVRLVLVAVFAAILYLFVLYPLIHVVWRSLLANDGAFVGLANYRRYFGTPAIAASIGNSLFVSLISMAITVVLAFVYAYGLTRTRMPCRGLFRVVAMLPLFAPSLVQALAFIYVFGNNGIVTRATGFNVGIYGPKGIVAAEVFYCFPHALLILVAALSATDARLYDAARTLGASPLKTFLTVTLPGVKFGLVSACFVVFTLVITDFGAPKAIGGKFSVMATEIYNQVSGQQNFTMGATVSVVLLIPAVLAFLVDRIVQRRQYALVTASSRPLTPRRRPAADWGCFAYCALIAGAIAGLYLAIAVYSLVVRWPYNFTPTLRHYTFATVGGYAPLANSVYVAALTALVGTGLAFGGAYVVEKCRTAWSGLLYLVSVLPVAIPGMVLGLAYIFAFNAPGSVLNALYGTLAILIVSNVVHYFTVGFLTATTALRQMDAEFENVSASLGVPFYRTFWRVTVPMALPSIVGISMYFFLNAMVTLSAVVFLVAPGTELAAVAVLLMDDAGDTAQAAAMSVCIIAIGLAVRLGYWALLRGVSRRTEAWRDPPESTLR, encoded by the coding sequence ATGTCGGACACGCGGCCGGAGAGCTTGTCCGCGGCCATCCCGGACCGGACCATCCGCCACCGGGTGGGCGGTGAGGACGTCGTCCGCCTCGTGCTGGTGGCCGTCTTCGCGGCCATCCTCTACCTCTTCGTGCTCTACCCGCTCATTCACGTGGTGTGGCGAAGCCTGCTCGCCAACGACGGGGCGTTCGTGGGCCTCGCCAACTACCGCCGGTACTTCGGCACGCCGGCCATCGCGGCCTCCATCGGCAACAGCCTGTTCGTCTCGCTGATCTCGATGGCGATCACGGTGGTCCTCGCCTTCGTCTACGCGTACGGGCTCACCCGCACCCGGATGCCGTGCCGCGGCCTCTTCCGGGTCGTGGCGATGCTGCCGCTCTTCGCGCCCTCGCTGGTGCAGGCCCTCGCCTTCATCTACGTATTCGGCAACAACGGGATCGTCACGCGGGCCACCGGCTTCAACGTCGGCATCTACGGTCCCAAGGGCATCGTGGCCGCCGAGGTCTTCTACTGCTTCCCCCACGCGCTGCTCATCCTGGTGGCTGCCCTGTCCGCGACGGATGCGCGCCTCTACGACGCCGCGCGCACCCTGGGGGCCTCGCCGCTCAAGACGTTCCTGACCGTGACGTTGCCCGGGGTGAAGTTCGGGCTGGTGAGCGCCTGCTTCGTGGTGTTCACGCTGGTGATCACCGACTTCGGCGCGCCCAAGGCGATCGGGGGCAAGTTCTCGGTGATGGCGACCGAGATCTACAACCAGGTCTCGGGCCAGCAGAACTTCACGATGGGCGCCACCGTCTCGGTGGTCCTGCTGATCCCGGCGGTGCTGGCGTTCCTGGTCGACCGCATCGTGCAGCGCCGCCAGTACGCGCTGGTCACCGCGTCCTCGCGGCCGCTCACCCCGCGGCGCCGGCCCGCGGCCGACTGGGGCTGCTTCGCCTACTGCGCGCTGATCGCCGGGGCGATCGCGGGCCTGTACCTGGCGATCGCGGTCTACTCCCTGGTGGTGCGGTGGCCCTACAACTTCACGCCGACCCTCCGGCACTACACGTTCGCCACGGTGGGCGGCTACGCGCCGCTGGCCAACAGCGTGTACGTCGCCGCGCTCACCGCGCTGGTCGGCACCGGGCTCGCGTTCGGGGGCGCCTACGTGGTCGAGAAGTGCCGGACGGCGTGGAGCGGCCTCCTGTACCTGGTGTCGGTGCTGCCGGTGGCCATCCCGGGCATGGTGCTGGGCCTCGCCTACATCTTCGCGTTCAACGCCCCCGGCAGCGTCCTCAACGCCCTCTACGGCACGCTGGCCATCCTGATCGTCTCCAACGTCGTCCACTACTTCACGGTGGGCTTCCTGACCGCCACCACCGCGCTGCGGCAGATGGACGCCGAGTTCGAGAACGTCTCCGCCTCGCTCGGCGTCCCGTTCTACCGCACCTTCTGGCGAGTGACCGTGCCGATGGCGTTGCCGTCGATCGTGGGCATCAGCATGTACTTCTTCCTCAACGCGATGGTCACCCTCTCGGCGGTGGTGTTCCTGGTCGCCCCCGGTACCGAGCTGGCCGCGGTCGCGGTGCTGCTGATGGATGACGCCGGTGATACCGCGCAGGCCGCCGCGATGTCGGTCTGCATCATCGCGATCGGGCTGGCGGTGCGCCTGGGATACTGGGCCCTCCTTCGCGGCGTGAGCCGTCGCACCGAAGCCTGGCGCGACCCGCCCGAAAGCACGCTAAGATAA
- a CDS encoding SDR family NAD(P)-dependent oxidoreductase, which yields MPPSIRTALVTGAARGIGLAIATRLAGDGLRVALLDRDGERVEAAARSVGGGARALVGDVTQTKEVDGAIARVEREWGRLDVLVNNAGITGRSFPIWELSDEDWQRVIDVDLTSVFLCCRAAVKVMLRQGSGRIINIASIAGKEGNPTLVPYSTAKAGVIGLTKALAKEVATRGILVNAVAPAVIGTELLEQMEQSTVDLLVSKIPMGRVGRPDEVAALVAWLASDQCTFSTGAVYDLSGGRATY from the coding sequence ATGCCTCCCTCCATCCGCACGGCGCTCGTCACCGGGGCGGCTCGCGGCATCGGCCTGGCGATCGCGACGCGGCTGGCCGGCGACGGCCTGCGGGTGGCCCTGCTCGACCGCGACGGCGAGCGGGTGGAGGCGGCGGCCCGCTCCGTGGGCGGCGGCGCGAGAGCGCTGGTCGGCGACGTGACGCAGACGAAGGAGGTCGACGGCGCCATCGCGCGGGTGGAGCGCGAGTGGGGTCGCCTCGACGTGCTGGTCAACAACGCGGGGATCACCGGCCGCTCGTTCCCGATCTGGGAGCTGTCCGACGAGGACTGGCAGCGGGTGATCGACGTCGACCTTACCAGCGTGTTCCTCTGCTGCCGGGCCGCGGTGAAGGTGATGCTGCGCCAGGGGAGCGGGCGCATCATCAACATCGCCTCGATCGCCGGGAAGGAGGGCAACCCGACGCTGGTGCCGTACTCGACTGCCAAGGCCGGGGTGATCGGCCTGACCAAGGCGCTTGCCAAGGAGGTCGCCACGCGCGGGATCCTCGTCAACGCGGTCGCGCCCGCGGTCATCGGCACCGAGCTGCTCGAGCAGATGGAGCAGAGCACGGTGGATCTGCTGGTCTCCAAGATCCCGATGGGCCGGGTCGGCCGGCCGGACGAGGTGGCCGCGCTGGTGGCGTGGCTCGCGTCCGACCAGTGCACCTTCAGCACCGGGGCGGTCTACGATCTCTCGGGCGGGCGGGCGACGTACTAG
- a CDS encoding NUDIX hydrolase: MAPDDSITGWRFLRSTPRERLGKLTLRDDVWRLPTGVEKTYPILHVGLTVGVVPFVDAERVLLVRQFRHLARTDSWELPGGGGLPGETPEAAAQRELREEGGYRAGRLTFLTRFLPSAAYLDETAHCFIGEELVADPLASDDDEFFERRIVPFREAVAMALDDRITESVSKLALLATALKLHLKL, from the coding sequence GTGGCCCCCGACGACTCGATCACCGGCTGGCGATTCCTGCGCTCGACCCCGCGCGAGCGTCTCGGCAAGCTCACCCTTCGCGACGACGTCTGGCGGCTGCCCACCGGCGTCGAGAAGACCTATCCGATCCTGCACGTCGGTCTCACGGTGGGCGTGGTCCCCTTCGTGGACGCCGAGCGCGTGCTCCTCGTGCGGCAGTTCCGTCACCTGGCCCGCACCGATTCCTGGGAGCTGCCTGGCGGCGGCGGATTGCCCGGGGAGACACCGGAGGCGGCCGCCCAGCGCGAGCTGCGCGAGGAGGGCGGCTACCGGGCCGGGCGCCTCACGTTCCTCACTCGCTTCCTGCCGTCGGCGGCCTACCTCGACGAGACCGCCCACTGCTTCATCGGCGAGGAGCTGGTCGCCGATCCCCTGGCCTCCGACGACGACGAGTTCTTCGAGCGCCGCATCGTGCCCTTCCGCGAAGCCGTCGCCATGGCCCTCGATGACCGCATCACCGAATCGGTCTCCAAGCTCGCCCTCCTCGCCACCGCCCTCAAGCTCCACCTGAAGCTATAG
- a CDS encoding SDR family NAD(P)-dependent oxidoreductase gives MPGRLEKKVALITGAGMGMGREASVLFAEHGARVVVCDLNARAAAETVDLVGKAGGEALAVVGDVAVEADVRRMVEDGVRRFGALHILYNNAGVLWKDRDRSVLETDGEQWDRVMGINLKSVFWVTKHGIPPLQKAGGGSIILVGSVSALAGFTRAQDAYTAAKGALISLNKSLAIQFAKDNIRCNVIHPGIIETPLQAPYLNDALRAEFKTGIPLGRIGQPRDIANAALFLASDESSFMTGAEMIVDGGFMAQ, from the coding sequence ATGCCGGGAAGGCTCGAGAAGAAGGTCGCGCTGATCACCGGGGCGGGCATGGGGATGGGCCGCGAGGCCTCGGTCCTGTTCGCCGAGCACGGGGCGCGCGTCGTGGTGTGCGACCTCAACGCCCGTGCCGCCGCCGAGACCGTCGATCTGGTCGGCAAGGCGGGCGGCGAGGCCCTCGCGGTGGTGGGCGACGTGGCGGTGGAGGCCGACGTCCGCCGGATGGTGGAGGACGGAGTGCGCCGGTTCGGGGCGCTGCACATCCTTTACAACAACGCGGGCGTGCTGTGGAAGGACCGGGACCGCTCGGTGCTGGAGACGGACGGCGAGCAGTGGGACCGGGTGATGGGCATCAACCTGAAGAGCGTCTTCTGGGTCACCAAGCACGGGATCCCGCCGCTGCAGAAGGCGGGCGGCGGCTCCATCATCCTGGTGGGCTCGGTCTCCGCTCTGGCCGGCTTCACGCGGGCGCAGGACGCCTACACCGCGGCCAAGGGCGCGCTGATCTCGCTGAACAAGTCGCTGGCCATCCAGTTCGCCAAGGACAACATTCGCTGCAACGTCATCCATCCGGGGATCATCGAGACCCCGTTGCAGGCCCCCTACCTCAACGACGCATTGCGTGCCGAGTTCAAGACCGGGATCCCGCTGGGGCGGATCGGCCAGCCCCGCGACATCGCGAATGCCGCGCTCTTCCTCGCCTCCGATGAATCCTCCTTCATGACCGGAGCCGAGATGATCGTGGACGGCGGCTTCATGGCCCAGTGA